The genome window GCCGCACGCTCCGTCGTCAAGAAGCTGTGGGTGCTGGCCACCGGCAAGCAGCCGCCCGCCAACCCCCTCAGCCCGCACGTGGCCCTCGCCGAGGCGGTGGGCTGGGCGGTCGTCTCGGGAGCCCTGGTGGGCGTGGTGCGCATGCTCGCCACCCGCCAGGCCGCCAAGTTCTACGAGAAGAGCGCTGGCCACCTGCCCAAGAAGATGCAGGACGTCAGCGCCTGACGGCGCAGGGGCTGCCGAGCTCCGGGACGGGTCCGTGGACGGACTGCTGAGGTCTCTGAGAGAGCCCGGGGCTGGGCGCCCGTCGCCGCTGGCCCGCGCCGTGGCGGGGCTGGTGGTGCTCGGCATGCTCGGCGCTGCGGCCCCGGTCCTGGCGCTGCTCCTGCGCCCCGTGCTGCGCTGGCTGGGGGACGTCCTCCTGTAGCTCCGGCGGACCCCGGTCGGACCGATCCGGGTGGACTGGTGCCCGCTGGGTGCCTTGGTGCCCGGGTCGGGGACCCATCGCCGGGCACCTGGACACCCACCGGGCACCAGAGCACCCGGGACCACGACCGCCTGCAGCCCGGCCGCTAGGCCAGCGGGAAGCCGTCGGCGTCCACCACCACGCCGCCCACGTCGTCGGCGAGCGCGTCGGTGAGGGCGGCGACCACCGCGCCGGCGCGGGCCCGGGCCAGCCGCACGTCCGGAGCGGGCACCTCGTGCTCGGCCGCGGCCGGGTCGTCGGGCCACCACACGGCGCTGTAGGTGACCGCGGAGGTCGCCCAGGGGACGCCGTGCAGCACGGGCGGTGGTTCGTGCACCCCGGCGACCTCCAGCTGCACCACTCCTCCACCGGGCAGGGGGACGACCAGGGCGTAGGCGTCCAGCACGTCCTGACCCGCTGCCACCGCGGCGTCGTGGGCGTCGGCCGCGCGGTGCAGCGCCTCGCGCGCCTCGGGGGCGGGCGCGTCGTCGTCGTGGGTGCTCTCCAGGGCCGCGACGGCCTCCGGCGTCAGCCCCTCCCAGGCCTCGCCCTCCACGGCCAGCTCGACACCCGGCACGGCTCGCCGGGCGATGTCGACGGCGTCCTCGGGGGCCACCCAGCTCGGGCTGAGCACGGTCCGGTCCACCCACGACAGGGGGTCGGGCCGCAGCAGGGCCCACCCGTGGCCCGAGGGCTGCGGAGCCACGCGGACCGCACCCTCGAGGCGGCGCGCGAGGGCCAGGGCGAGGTCGAGGGCGCGGCGCTCGGCCATCACCGGGAGCCCGTCGGGGAAGGCGCGGTGCAGGCCCTCGCGGTCGGTGGTGCCGGGCAGGGGCGGGTCACCGCGCTCCACGGGGCACTCGACCACCCACGCGCAGCGCCACGGGTCGGGCACCGCCGAGCCGGCCGCGGCGGCGGCGTCCAGGAGCAGCGGGCCGCGCAGCACGGTCCAGCGGCCCAGCCGCCAGGTGCCGCCCCCGACGGCCACGAGGTCGGGGTGGCGGGCGCGGACCAGGCCCAGCACCACGGTCTCCGGCAGCTCCTCGGGCAGGAGCAGCAGGTGGTGGCCCGCCAGCGCCCGTCCGGCGTCACGCCCGAGCACGAGCGAGGCCACGACCGGGCCCGCCCTCAGGCGCCGTCGGCGGGGGAGCCCCCGCTGAGGTCCGCGACCTGGAAGTTGAGGTGGGAGCGGGACGCCGTCGGCCCCCGCTGGCCCTGGTAGCGCGAGCCGTACCGCGTGCTCCCGTAGGGGTGCTGGGCCGGGCTGGTCAGCCGGAAGAAGCACAGCTGGCCGATCTTCATGCCCGGCCACAGCTTGATGGGCAGCGTCGCGACGTTGCTGAGCTCGAGGGTGATGTGGCCGGAGAAGCCGGGGTCGACGAAGCCCGCGGTGGAGTGGGTCACCAGGCCCAGGCGGCCGTAGGAGCTCTTCCCCTCCACGCGGCACGCGAGGTCGTGGGGGACGGTCACGGCCTCGTACGTCGAGGCCAGCACGAACTCCCCGGGGTGGAGCACGAACGCCTCGCCCTGCTCGACCTCGACCAGTCGCGTGAGCTCCGGCTGCTCCTGCGCGGGGTCGATGACCGCGTACTTGTGGTTGTCGAAGAGCCGGAAGTAGCGGTCGAGGCGCACGTCGATGCTGGAGGGCTGCACCATCGCGGCGTCCCAGGGCTCGAGCACGACCCGCCCGGCGTCGACCTCGGCGTGGAGGTCGCGGTCGGAGAGCAGCACG of Quadrisphaera sp. RL12-1S contains these proteins:
- a CDS encoding DUF4235 domain-containing protein, which translates into the protein MGNLVWTVLGTGSGLAAQSAARSVVKKLWVLATGKQPPANPLSPHVALAEAVGWAVVSGALVGVVRMLATRQAAKFYEKSAGHLPKKMQDVSA
- the dcd gene encoding dCTP deaminase, which encodes MLLSDRDLHAEVDAGRVVLEPWDAAMVQPSSIDVRLDRYFRLFDNHKYAVIDPAQEQPELTRLVEVEQGEAFVLHPGEFVLASTYEAVTVPHDLACRVEGKSSYGRLGLVTHSTAGFVDPGFSGHITLELSNVATLPIKLWPGMKIGQLCFFRLTSPAQHPYGSTRYGSRYQGQRGPTASRSHLNFQVADLSGGSPADGA